In Burkholderia gladioli, a genomic segment contains:
- the cydB gene encoding cytochrome d ubiquinol oxidase subunit II → MDYATLKVIWWVLVGTLLIGFALTDGFDMGATALLPFLGKTDDERRIIVNTVGATWEGNQVWLITAGGAMFAAWPLVYAASFSGFYFAMLLVLFALFFRPVGFDYRSKRSDPRWRAGWDWGLFIGGFVPALVFGVAFGNLLQGVPFAFDSDLRVTYTGSFWALLNPFALLCGLVSLSMLVAHGAAFIRMKTEGVIARRAARALRVSAIVAIVLFALAGALICTSIGGYQITQAAPFDTVANPLLKQVAAGHALWLSNYHSYPWMTIAPAIAFVGGVLAALLACSRFEKSAFLSTSLLIIGVILTAGFSMFPFIMPSSLDPRSSLTVWDSTSSHMTLEVMLVAVIVFLPLILIYTSWVYRVLRGKITPKVLEDNSHSLY, encoded by the coding sequence ATGGACTACGCAACTCTGAAGGTGATCTGGTGGGTGCTCGTCGGCACGCTGCTGATCGGCTTCGCCCTCACCGACGGCTTCGACATGGGCGCCACCGCCCTGCTGCCCTTCCTCGGCAAGACCGACGACGAGCGCCGCATCATCGTCAACACGGTCGGCGCCACCTGGGAAGGCAACCAGGTCTGGCTGATCACGGCCGGCGGCGCGATGTTCGCGGCCTGGCCGCTGGTCTACGCCGCCTCGTTCTCGGGCTTCTACTTCGCGATGCTGCTGGTGCTGTTCGCGCTGTTCTTCCGGCCGGTCGGCTTCGACTACCGCAGCAAGCGCAGCGACCCGCGCTGGCGTGCCGGCTGGGACTGGGGGCTGTTCATCGGCGGCTTCGTGCCGGCCCTGGTGTTCGGCGTGGCCTTCGGCAACCTGCTGCAGGGCGTGCCCTTCGCCTTCGACAGCGACCTGCGCGTCACCTACACGGGCAGCTTCTGGGCGCTGCTGAACCCGTTCGCGCTGCTCTGCGGGCTGGTCTCGCTGAGCATGCTGGTCGCGCACGGCGCCGCCTTCATCCGCATGAAGACCGAAGGCGTGATCGCCCGCCGCGCGGCCCGCGCGCTGCGCGTCAGCGCGATCGTCGCGATCGTGCTGTTCGCGCTGGCCGGCGCCCTGATCTGCACCTCGATCGGCGGCTACCAGATCACCCAGGCCGCGCCGTTCGACACCGTCGCCAATCCGCTGCTCAAGCAGGTCGCGGCCGGCCACGCGCTGTGGCTGAGCAATTACCACAGCTACCCCTGGATGACGATTGCGCCGGCCATCGCCTTCGTCGGCGGCGTGCTGGCCGCGCTGCTGGCCTGCTCGCGCTTCGAGAAGAGCGCCTTCCTGTCCACCAGCTTGCTGATCATCGGCGTGATCCTGACGGCCGGTTTCTCGATGTTTCCCTTCATCATGCCGTCCTCGCTCGACCCGCGCAGCAGCCTGACGGTCTGGGATTCCACCTCCAGCCACATGACGCTCGAGGTGATGCTGGTGGCCGTGATCGTGTTCCTGCCGCTGATCCTGATCTACACCAGCTGGGTCTATCGCGTGCTGCGCGGCAAGATCACGCCGAAGGTACTCGAGGACAACAGCCATTCGCTTTACTGA
- a CDS encoding helix-turn-helix transcriptional regulator, protein METRDPGSAATPPARIAAGGGENGAARPVEADPAAWRSPSGEPLFRRALCALGQPCLSQPQATSRFVFHDATLLLIAAGRLDIDDGLAPLSVDAPDSLVLVDPGSCADLLKTPGGAERRFRSVFLGLSGALLDDLERAAPSPRAPAPNAPWRCVPLDTDLAATLRHVLDSIAAPAISDERLRLRLLDLLLALAERGQRFARLDAGSTAARLRTLIAEAPAHHWTAQTAGKALAMSAATLRRRLAAEQAAFEDLLIEVRMHHAMMLVQTTAWGIAHIAEACGYRSRARFTERFQARFGCLPSTVR, encoded by the coding sequence ATGGAGACGCGGGATCCGGGTTCGGCCGCGACGCCGCCGGCGCGTATCGCGGCCGGCGGCGGGGAAAACGGCGCCGCTCGTCCCGTCGAGGCGGACCCGGCCGCCTGGCGCTCGCCTTCGGGCGAGCCGCTGTTCCGGCGCGCGCTCTGCGCACTGGGCCAGCCCTGCCTGAGTCAGCCCCAGGCCACCTCGCGTTTCGTGTTCCATGACGCGACCCTGTTGCTGATCGCCGCGGGCCGGCTCGACATCGACGACGGCCTCGCGCCGCTTTCGGTCGATGCGCCGGATTCGCTGGTGCTGGTCGACCCGGGCAGTTGCGCCGACCTGCTGAAGACGCCCGGCGGTGCCGAGCGGCGTTTTCGCTCGGTCTTCCTGGGCTTGTCGGGCGCCTTGCTCGACGATCTGGAGCGCGCCGCACCGAGTCCGCGCGCGCCGGCACCGAACGCGCCATGGCGCTGCGTGCCGCTCGATACGGATCTCGCCGCCACGCTACGCCATGTGCTCGACAGCATCGCCGCTCCCGCGATCAGCGACGAGCGCCTGCGCCTCCGCCTGCTGGACCTGCTGCTGGCGCTCGCCGAACGCGGCCAGCGCTTCGCCCGCCTCGACGCCGGCAGCACGGCCGCGCGCCTGCGCACGCTGATCGCCGAGGCGCCGGCGCATCACTGGACCGCGCAGACGGCCGGCAAGGCGCTGGCGATGAGCGCCGCCACCTTGCGGCGGCGTCTGGCGGCCGAGCAGGCGGCCTTCGAGGACCTGCTGATCGAGGTGCGCATGCACCACGCGATGATGCTGGTGCAGACCACGGCCTGGGGCATCGCGCATATCGCCGAGGCTTGCGGCTACCGATCTCGCGCCCGTTTCACGGAGCGCTTCCAGGCGCGTTTCGGCTGCCTGCCCTCGACGGTCAGATAA
- a CDS encoding cytochrome ubiquinol oxidase subunit I has protein sequence MISSEVVDLSRLQFGITALYHFLFVPLTLGLSWLLVIMETVYVMTGKQVYKDMTQFWGKLFGINFAMGVTTGITLEFQFGTNWSYYSHYVGDIFGVPLAVEGLMAFFLESTFVGLFFFGWNKLSRVKHLIVTFLVALGSNLSALWILVANGWMNNPVGAEFNYQTMRMELSSLFDVLFNPVAQVKFVHTVSAGYVTASMFVLGISSWYLLRRRDTAFALRSFAVAAGFGLASTLCVIVLGDESGYTTGEVQQVKLAAIESEWETTPAPAAFTIFGIPNQAEQRTDYAIRIPYALGLIATRSIDEPVVGLNELIKRSEDHIRSGMIAYAALEKLKAGDTSAATQASFDAHKTYLGYGLMLKQFTANVTDATPQQIEQAAKKTIPPVAPVFFSFRLMVLLGFMFLATFVLAFWFCARRELLLPKRRWFLRWAVWAIPLPWLAAEFGWVVAEVGRQPWTIAGILPTHLSASSLTPTDLYLSLAGFILFYTALFVIEITLMFKYARLGPSSLHTGRYHHEQQAAPAA, from the coding sequence ATGATCAGTAGCGAAGTCGTCGACCTGTCGCGTCTGCAGTTCGGCATCACCGCGCTCTACCACTTCCTGTTCGTCCCGCTCACGCTCGGCCTGTCCTGGCTGCTCGTGATCATGGAAACCGTCTACGTGATGACGGGCAAGCAGGTCTACAAGGACATGACCCAGTTCTGGGGCAAGCTGTTCGGCATCAACTTCGCGATGGGCGTGACCACCGGCATCACGCTCGAATTCCAGTTCGGCACCAACTGGTCCTACTACTCGCACTACGTCGGCGACATCTTCGGCGTGCCCCTCGCGGTGGAAGGGCTGATGGCCTTCTTCCTCGAATCGACCTTCGTCGGCCTGTTCTTCTTCGGCTGGAACAAGCTCTCGCGCGTCAAGCACCTGATCGTCACCTTCCTGGTGGCACTCGGTTCGAATCTCTCGGCGCTCTGGATCCTGGTGGCCAACGGCTGGATGAACAACCCGGTGGGCGCCGAGTTCAACTACCAGACCATGCGCATGGAACTGTCGAGCCTGTTCGACGTGCTGTTCAACCCGGTCGCGCAGGTCAAGTTCGTGCATACCGTGTCGGCCGGCTACGTGACGGCCTCGATGTTCGTGCTGGGCATCTCCTCCTGGTACCTGCTGCGCCGCCGCGACACCGCCTTCGCGCTGCGCTCGTTCGCGGTGGCGGCCGGCTTCGGCCTGGCCTCGACGCTGTGCGTGATCGTGCTCGGCGACGAATCGGGCTACACCACCGGCGAAGTGCAGCAGGTCAAGCTGGCCGCGATCGAATCGGAATGGGAAACCACGCCGGCGCCGGCCGCCTTCACGATCTTCGGGATCCCGAACCAGGCCGAGCAGCGCACCGACTACGCGATCCGCATTCCCTATGCGCTGGGCCTGATCGCCACCCGCTCGATCGACGAGCCGGTGGTCGGCCTCAACGAGCTGATCAAGCGCAGCGAGGACCACATCCGCAGCGGCATGATCGCCTACGCGGCACTCGAGAAGCTCAAGGCCGGCGATACCAGCGCGGCCACCCAGGCCAGCTTCGACGCGCACAAGACCTATCTCGGCTACGGGCTGATGCTCAAGCAGTTCACCGCGAACGTCACCGACGCCACGCCGCAGCAAATCGAGCAAGCCGCGAAGAAGACCATCCCGCCGGTGGCGCCGGTGTTCTTCTCGTTCCGCCTGATGGTGCTGCTCGGCTTCATGTTCCTCGCCACCTTCGTGCTCGCCTTCTGGTTCTGCGCGCGCCGCGAACTGCTGCTGCCCAAGCGCCGCTGGTTCCTGCGCTGGGCCGTGTGGGCGATCCCGCTGCCGTGGCTGGCCGCCGAGTTCGGCTGGGTGGTGGCCGAGGTGGGCCGCCAGCCCTGGACCATCGCCGGCATCCTGCCTACCCACCTGTCGGCCTCCAGCCTCACGCCCACCGATCTCTACCTGAGCCTCGCCGGCTTCATCCTGTTCTACACGGCGCTGTTCGTGATCGAGATCACGCTGATGTTCAAGTACGCGCGCCTCGGCCCGTCCTCGCTGCATACCGGCCGCTACCACCACGAACAGCAGGCGGCCCCGGCGGCCTGA
- a CDS encoding SIS domain-containing protein: MLEEARQASQVVAAQLADLSRVEALAERLLATSPQVALTVARGSSDHAASYFASLTMSRLGVPVASLPMSVATLQQAPLRVRDQLAIAFSQSGKSPDLVNTMAALREAGALTVAAVNVLPSPLGDACEHALPISAGPELSVAATKSYIAMLSLSAQIVALWQRDAALMTGLRALPETLAKAGTLDWTRAIDELREVERMIVIGRGLGLAIAQEAALKLKETSGIQAEAFSSAEVRHGPMELIDRDYPLLVFAPPGPEQAGLLQLAADMRARGARVLLAAPEGTPEATLPLERAAHTALDPIAAILSFYVMAAHLAVARGRDPDAPRHLNKVTETH, translated from the coding sequence ATGCTTGAAGAGGCGCGCCAGGCGTCGCAGGTAGTGGCCGCACAACTGGCCGATCTGTCGCGTGTCGAGGCGCTCGCCGAGCGCCTGCTGGCCACCTCGCCGCAAGTCGCGCTGACGGTCGCGCGCGGCAGCTCGGACCACGCGGCCAGCTATTTCGCCAGCCTCACCATGAGCCGCCTCGGCGTGCCGGTGGCCTCGCTGCCGATGTCGGTCGCGACCCTGCAGCAGGCGCCGCTGCGCGTGCGCGACCAGCTCGCGATCGCCTTCTCGCAGTCGGGCAAGAGCCCCGACCTGGTCAACACCATGGCCGCGCTGCGCGAGGCCGGCGCGCTGACGGTGGCTGCCGTCAACGTGCTGCCCTCGCCGCTGGGCGACGCCTGCGAACACGCGCTGCCGATCAGCGCCGGCCCCGAGCTGTCGGTGGCCGCCACCAAGAGCTATATCGCCATGCTGTCGCTGTCGGCGCAGATCGTTGCGCTCTGGCAGCGCGACGCGGCGCTGATGACGGGCCTGCGCGCCCTGCCCGAAACGCTCGCCAAGGCCGGCACGCTCGACTGGACCCGCGCCATCGACGAGCTGCGCGAGGTCGAGCGCATGATCGTGATCGGCCGCGGGCTGGGCCTGGCGATCGCCCAGGAAGCCGCGCTCAAACTCAAGGAAACCTCGGGCATCCAGGCCGAGGCCTTCTCGAGTGCCGAGGTGCGCCACGGCCCGATGGAGCTGATCGACCGCGACTACCCGCTGCTGGTGTTCGCGCCGCCCGGGCCCGAGCAGGCCGGCCTGCTGCAGCTCGCCGCCGACATGCGCGCGCGCGGCGCGCGGGTGCTGCTGGCCGCGCCGGAAGGCACGCCCGAGGCGACCCTGCCGCTGGAACGCGCGGCCCACACGGCGCTCGATCCGATCGCCGCGATCCTGTCCTTCTACGTGATGGCCGCGCACCTGGCGGTGGCGCGAGGGCGCGATCCGGATGCGCCGCGTCACCTGAACAAAGTCACCGAAACTCACTGA
- the cydX gene encoding cytochrome bd-I oxidase subunit CydX: MWYFTWILGIGVALSFGVINAMWLESQEALDAQKQKGQH, encoded by the coding sequence ATGTGGTACTTCACCTGGATCCTCGGCATCGGCGTGGCGCTGTCCTTCGGCGTCATCAATGCGATGTGGCTCGAGTCGCAGGAAGCGCTCGACGCGCAGAAGCAGAAAGGCCAGCACTGA
- the nagA gene encoding N-acetylglucosamine-6-phosphate deacetylase: protein MLTGNLLTPEGWRHGTIEFGNGRITSLSGRPVDPSRNDDPYIVPGFIDLHVHGGGGADVMEGGDAIETIGRTHARYGTTSLLATTMTAPRDELMNVVSQLGERARHRTPGCARVLGVHLEGPYINPGKLGAQPDAAVSAALDEVLRYLSIAPIRVVTLAPEIAGHIEIISEMAARGVRVQLGHSLATYEDGVAALKHGACGFTHLFNAMSPLHHRNPGLVGAALAHAEYAEIIPDLLHVHPGAIRAALRSIPRLYVVTDSTSATGMPDGEYRLGSQHVTKCLGGVRLADGTLAGSTLTMDQAFRNLVSIGLPIADVSNRMSRYAADYLGIEDRGRLARGAWADVAVFDRDLNLTATYVEGESIVEYA from the coding sequence ATGCTGACCGGAAATCTACTGACACCCGAGGGCTGGCGCCACGGCACGATCGAATTCGGCAATGGCCGGATCACGTCGCTGAGCGGCCGGCCGGTCGATCCCTCGCGCAACGACGACCCCTACATCGTGCCGGGCTTCATCGACCTGCACGTGCATGGCGGCGGCGGCGCCGACGTGATGGAGGGCGGCGACGCGATCGAGACGATCGGTCGGACCCATGCGCGCTACGGCACCACCAGCCTGCTGGCGACCACCATGACCGCGCCGCGCGACGAGCTGATGAACGTGGTCTCGCAACTGGGCGAGCGCGCGCGCCATCGCACGCCGGGCTGCGCCCGCGTGCTCGGGGTGCATCTGGAAGGCCCCTACATCAATCCCGGCAAGCTCGGCGCGCAGCCGGACGCGGCGGTTTCCGCCGCGCTCGACGAGGTGCTGCGCTACCTGTCGATCGCGCCGATCCGGGTGGTCACGCTGGCGCCCGAGATCGCCGGCCATATCGAGATCATCTCGGAGATGGCCGCGCGCGGCGTGCGCGTGCAGCTCGGCCATTCGCTGGCCACCTACGAGGACGGCGTGGCCGCGCTCAAGCACGGCGCCTGCGGCTTCACCCACCTGTTCAACGCGATGTCGCCGCTGCACCACCGCAATCCGGGCCTGGTCGGCGCGGCGCTCGCGCATGCCGAATACGCGGAAATCATCCCCGACCTGCTGCACGTGCATCCCGGCGCGATCCGCGCCGCGCTGCGCTCGATCCCGCGCCTGTACGTGGTGACCGACAGCACCTCGGCCACCGGCATGCCCGACGGCGAATACCGGCTCGGCAGCCAGCACGTCACCAAGTGCCTGGGCGGCGTGCGCCTGGCCGACGGCACGCTGGCCGGCAGCACCCTGACCATGGACCAGGCGTTCCGCAACCTGGTCTCGATCGGCCTGCCGATCGCCGACGTCTCGAATCGCATGTCGCGCTACGCGGCCGACTACCTCGGCATCGAGGACCGCGGCCGCCTGGCGCGCGGCGCCTGGGCCGACGTCGCGGTGTTCGACCGCGACCTGAACCTGACCGCGACCTATGTCGAAGGAGAATCGATTGTCGAATATGCTTGA
- the ptsP gene encoding phosphoenolpyruvate--protein phosphotransferase — translation MRRAEESQLKKPSPDQFVLLAPLTGPVVPLADVPDPVFSGGMFGDGIGIDPLEGRLVAPCEGIVTHLARTGHAVTITTAEGAEVLLHIGIDTVELSGRGFTPRVDAGARVAAGDVLVEFDPDLVAQAAPSLVSVIAIANSEAFEIVERAGRGVVRAGQTPLLTLRATSTEVASAARDVADAMQARRQITLAHAGGLHARPAARAREAARGLDAKVHIHFGERKAAIESVVGLLALGAGEGAVIELVGVGPQAAEAVDAIAEELLRAAHGEVEERPTRQAFPAPASAPRNPGQPLAPNTLAGVCAAPGIAVGQLVRWDQAEIVPPELATGTPAAESRLLDQALGAVDAELDHTVRSASQRGAVGEAGIFAVHRVLLEDPALIDAARDLISLGKSAGFAWRETIRAQIAVLGKLDDPLLAERASDLRDIEKRVLRALGLSAGAVRELPDEAVLAAEEFTPSDLSSLDRQRVTALVMARGGATSHASIIARQLGIPALVAVGDALFAIPDGTQVVVDATGGRVEHAPTALDVERARLERQRLAGVREANRRLSGEAASTTDARHIEVAANIATLDDAKTAVENGADAVGLLRTELMFIHRQAAPTTDEHRDSYQSIVDALQGRTAIIRTLDVGADKEVDYLSLPPEPNPALGLRGIRLAQVRPDLLDDQLQGLLAVKPFGAVRILLPMVTDAGELVRIRERIDGFARALGRTEPIEVGVMIEVPSAALLADQLAQHADFLSIGTNDLTQYTLAMDRCQADLAALADGLHPAVLRLVDATVRGAEKHGKWVGVCGALGGDPAAVPVLVGLGVTELSVDPVSVPGIKARVRSLDYALCRQRAQDLLSLDSAQAVRAASREIWPQD, via the coding sequence ATGAGACGTGCCGAGGAGTCCCAGTTGAAGAAGCCATCCCCTGACCAGTTCGTGCTGCTCGCGCCGCTGACGGGGCCCGTCGTGCCGCTCGCCGACGTGCCGGACCCGGTGTTCTCCGGCGGCATGTTTGGCGACGGGATCGGTATCGATCCGCTCGAGGGCCGTCTGGTCGCGCCTTGCGAGGGCATCGTCACGCACCTGGCGCGCACCGGCCACGCGGTCACCATCACCACCGCCGAGGGCGCCGAGGTGCTGCTGCATATCGGTATCGACACGGTCGAGCTGAGCGGCCGCGGCTTCACGCCGAGGGTCGATGCGGGCGCGCGGGTGGCCGCTGGCGACGTGCTGGTCGAATTCGATCCGGACCTGGTCGCGCAGGCCGCGCCGAGCCTGGTCTCGGTGATAGCCATCGCGAATTCGGAAGCCTTCGAGATCGTCGAGCGCGCCGGCCGCGGCGTGGTGCGTGCTGGCCAGACGCCGCTGCTGACGCTGCGCGCGACCTCCACGGAAGTGGCCTCCGCCGCGCGCGACGTGGCCGACGCGATGCAAGCGCGTCGCCAGATCACGCTGGCCCACGCGGGCGGGCTGCATGCGCGGCCGGCCGCGCGCGCCCGGGAAGCGGCGCGTGGGCTCGACGCCAAGGTGCATATCCATTTCGGCGAGCGCAAGGCCGCGATCGAGAGCGTGGTCGGCCTGCTCGCGCTGGGCGCGGGCGAAGGCGCCGTGATCGAGCTGGTGGGCGTCGGCCCGCAGGCTGCCGAGGCGGTCGACGCGATCGCCGAGGAACTGCTGCGCGCCGCGCACGGCGAGGTGGAAGAGCGCCCGACGCGGCAGGCCTTCCCGGCGCCGGCGAGCGCGCCGCGCAATCCGGGCCAGCCGCTCGCGCCGAATACGCTGGCCGGCGTGTGCGCCGCGCCCGGCATCGCGGTCGGCCAACTGGTGCGCTGGGACCAGGCCGAGATCGTCCCGCCCGAGCTGGCGACCGGCACGCCGGCGGCCGAGAGCCGCCTGCTCGACCAGGCGCTCGGCGCGGTCGATGCCGAACTCGATCACACCGTGCGCAGCGCCTCGCAGCGCGGCGCGGTGGGCGAGGCCGGGATCTTCGCCGTGCATCGCGTGCTGCTGGAGGACCCGGCGCTGATCGACGCGGCGCGCGACCTGATCAGCCTCGGCAAGAGCGCCGGTTTCGCCTGGCGCGAAACCATCCGCGCGCAGATCGCCGTGCTCGGCAAGCTCGACGATCCGCTGCTGGCCGAGCGCGCCTCGGACCTGCGCGACATCGAGAAGCGCGTGCTGCGCGCGCTGGGCCTGAGCGCCGGCGCCGTGCGCGAGCTGCCCGACGAGGCCGTGCTCGCGGCCGAGGAATTCACGCCGTCGGACCTTTCCTCGCTGGACCGCCAGCGCGTCACCGCGCTGGTGATGGCGCGCGGTGGCGCGACCTCGCATGCCTCGATCATCGCGCGCCAGCTCGGCATTCCGGCGCTGGTGGCGGTGGGCGACGCGCTGTTCGCGATCCCCGACGGCACCCAGGTGGTGGTCGATGCGACCGGCGGCCGGGTCGAACATGCGCCCACCGCGCTCGACGTCGAGCGTGCGCGCCTGGAGCGCCAGCGCCTGGCCGGCGTGCGCGAGGCCAATCGCCGCCTGTCGGGCGAGGCGGCCAGCACCACCGACGCGCGCCATATCGAGGTGGCCGCCAATATCGCCACGCTCGACGACGCGAAGACCGCCGTGGAGAACGGCGCCGACGCGGTCGGCCTGCTGCGCACCGAGCTGATGTTCATCCATCGCCAGGCCGCGCCGACCACCGACGAGCATCGCGACAGCTATCAATCGATCGTCGACGCGCTGCAGGGCCGTACCGCGATCATCCGCACGCTCGACGTGGGCGCGGACAAGGAAGTCGACTACCTGAGCCTGCCGCCCGAGCCGAACCCGGCGCTGGGCCTGCGCGGGATCCGCCTGGCCCAGGTGCGCCCGGACCTGCTCGACGACCAGCTGCAGGGCCTGCTGGCGGTCAAGCCGTTCGGCGCGGTGCGCATCCTGCTGCCGATGGTGACCGATGCCGGCGAACTGGTGCGCATCCGCGAGCGCATCGACGGTTTCGCCCGAGCGCTGGGCCGCACCGAGCCGATCGAAGTCGGCGTGATGATCGAGGTGCCGTCGGCGGCGCTGCTGGCCGACCAGCTCGCCCAGCATGCCGACTTCCTCTCGATCGGCACCAACGACCTGACCCAGTACACGCTCGCCATGGACCGCTGCCAGGCCGATCTGGCGGCGCTCGCCGACGGCCTGCATCCGGCCGTGCTGCGCCTGGTCGATGCGACCGTGCGCGGCGCCGAGAAGCACGGCAAGTGGGTCGGCGTATGCGGCGCGCTGGGCGGCGATCCGGCGGCGGTGCCGGTGCTGGTCGGGCTCGGCGTCACCGAGCTGTCGGTCGACCCGGTCTCGGTGCCGGGCATCAAGGCGCGCGTGCGCAGCCTCGATTACGCGCTGTGCCGCCAGCGCGCCCAGGATCTGTTGTCGCTCGATTCCGCCCAGGCGGTTCGCGCGGCCAGTCGCGAAATCTGGCCGCAGGATTGA
- the nagE gene encoding N-acetylglucosamine-specific PTS transporter subunit IIBC yields the protein MDGNPFLKIQSLGRALMLPIAVLPVAGILLRLGQSDVLNIKMIADAGGAVFDNLPLLFAIGVAVGFARDNNGVAALAGAIGYLIETAIMKDIDPKLNMGVLSGIIAGIVAGMLYNRYKDIKLPDYLAFFGGKRFVPIVTGLVCVILGIVFGYIWGPIQGVIDAAGHWLTTAGAIGAFVYGFLNRLLLVTGLHHIINSLAWFVFGSFTPPGGGAAVTGDLHRFFAGDPTAGGFMAGFFPIMMFGLPAACLAMFHEAPKERRAVVGGLLFSMALTSFLTGVTEPIEFSFMFLAPVLYVIHAVLTGLSLAICQLLGVKLGFTFSAGAIDYVLNYGLSTKGWIAIPLGLAYAVAYYGLFRFFIRKFNMATPGREPATAEDAATSSAAGGLAPASAAALAGNAAPRAIRYIAALGGAANLSVVDACTTRLRLSVVDPEKVSEANLKAIGARGVLKRGGSSVQVIIGPEADLIADEIRSAIGSGAAAGAVSAPAAAAAVPAGEAGPLDPDPMRWLAVFGGATNVLSLDAVATTRLRVVVRDPSAVDRDRLASLDVAWVSTDTFHIVCGSAASRYAQQLSTRLPSTGTGGAAAQPA from the coding sequence ATGGACGGGAATCCGTTTCTGAAAATACAGAGCCTGGGCCGGGCGCTGATGCTGCCGATCGCGGTGTTGCCGGTCGCCGGCATCCTGCTGCGCCTGGGGCAGTCCGATGTACTCAACATCAAGATGATCGCCGACGCCGGCGGCGCGGTGTTCGACAACCTGCCGCTGCTGTTCGCGATCGGCGTGGCGGTCGGCTTCGCCAGGGACAACAACGGCGTGGCGGCGCTCGCGGGCGCGATCGGCTACCTGATCGAAACCGCGATCATGAAGGACATCGACCCGAAGCTGAACATGGGCGTGTTGTCCGGGATCATCGCCGGCATCGTGGCGGGGATGCTCTACAACCGCTACAAGGACATCAAGCTGCCGGACTACCTGGCCTTCTTCGGCGGCAAGCGCTTCGTGCCGATCGTCACAGGCCTGGTGTGCGTGATCTTGGGGATCGTGTTCGGCTACATCTGGGGGCCGATCCAGGGCGTGATCGACGCGGCCGGCCACTGGCTGACCACGGCCGGCGCGATCGGTGCCTTCGTCTACGGCTTCCTGAACCGGCTGCTGCTGGTCACCGGCCTGCACCACATCATCAACTCGCTGGCCTGGTTCGTGTTCGGCAGCTTCACGCCGCCGGGCGGCGGCGCGGCGGTGACGGGCGACCTGCACCGCTTCTTCGCCGGCGACCCGACCGCGGGCGGCTTCATGGCGGGCTTCTTCCCGATCATGATGTTCGGCCTGCCTGCCGCGTGCCTGGCGATGTTCCACGAGGCACCGAAGGAGCGCCGCGCGGTGGTGGGCGGTCTGCTGTTCTCGATGGCGCTGACCTCGTTCCTGACGGGCGTGACCGAGCCGATCGAATTCAGCTTCATGTTCCTCGCGCCGGTGCTCTACGTGATCCACGCGGTGCTGACGGGGCTGTCGCTGGCGATCTGCCAGTTGCTCGGCGTGAAGCTCGGCTTCACCTTCTCGGCCGGCGCGATCGACTACGTGCTGAACTACGGGCTGTCGACGAAGGGCTGGATCGCGATTCCGCTGGGCCTGGCCTATGCGGTTGCCTACTATGGCCTGTTCCGCTTCTTCATCCGCAAGTTCAACATGGCCACGCCGGGCCGCGAGCCGGCCACGGCCGAGGATGCGGCGACGAGCAGCGCAGCAGGCGGCCTGGCGCCGGCCAGCGCGGCGGCACTTGCCGGCAATGCGGCACCGCGCGCGATCCGCTATATCGCGGCGCTCGGCGGTGCGGCCAACCTGTCGGTGGTCGATGCCTGCACCACGCGCCTGCGCCTGTCGGTGGTCGATCCCGAGAAGGTTTCGGAAGCGAACCTGAAGGCGATCGGCGCGCGCGGCGTGCTCAAGCGCGGCGGCAGCAGCGTGCAGGTGATCATCGGGCCGGAAGCGGACCTGATCGCCGATGAGATCCGCTCGGCGATCGGCAGCGGCGCAGCAGCGGGCGCGGTCAGCGCGCCGGCGGCAGCGGCGGCGGTGCCGGCCGGCGAGGCGGGCCCGCTCGATCCGGATCCGATGCGCTGGCTGGCCGTGTTCGGCGGCGCGACCAACGTGCTGTCGCTCGACGCGGTGGCGACCACGCGGCTGCGCGTGGTGGTGCGCGATCCGTCGGCCGTCGATCGCGATCGCCTGGCGAGCCTCGACGTAGCCTGGGTCTCGACCGACACCTTCCACATCGTCTGCGGCTCGGCGGCATCGCGTTACGCGCAGCAACTGTCGACGCGTCTGCCGTCGACCGGCACGGGCGGCGCGGCGGCCCAGCCGGCCTGA